TCTCCCGAGCCGAGCTCGTACCGCGGCTGGACGGCGGCGACCGAGGCCGGCTTCCACTCCGTACGTATCCACTCGGTGGTGATGTCCTTGGGCAGCGCGGCGGCTCCCGCCAGCAGCACCGCCGTGATCACCGTCATCATGATCGTGCCGAAGCCGGTTCGGCCGAACAGCGAGCTCACCAGCAGACCCAGCCCGAACACCGCCAGCGCGCAGACGAGTCCGATCTGCAGGCTCGTGCCCAGCGGCCGGCTGTCCCAGCTGCTCCCGGTGCCGAGGCCGCCCGCGAGGAGCGCGAGAAGGAAGACGGTGCCGCCGATTCCGCGCGGCCCGCGCGCATAGGAGGCAGCCGCGGTCCTACGGGGCCGACGCGTCGCGCCGGCCTCCGCCACCGCGCTCTCCGGACCCCACAGATAGCCGGTCGGCACCGGCCCTGTCGTCCCGTCCTTGACGATCGGGTCCCGCCACCATGAGGGCCTGTCGGTCACGGGCGGCGCCTTCGTCTCGGGCGGCGCCTCGGCCACCGCGTGCGCCGTCGCCGGATCCAGCGGTACGCCGTCGGGTGCGGTGAGACGGCGGCGCTGCGACCACACGGCAGCGCCGGCCACCGCGAGGGAGAGCAGCGCGGCGAAGGCGAGCGTCCCGCCGTTGCTCAGCATCGAGAGGAACAGCCCGCAGCCGATGAGAGCGAGGAGTACGGCGGTGAGGGAAGCGCCGTCGACCCGGCCGGACAGCAGCCGGCGCACCTCGTTCTCCTCCTCGTCCTCGGACGGGATCAGCAGCCAGGCGAAGCCGTAGAAGATCAGGCCGACGCCGCCGGTCACGGAGAGCACACCGATGACGATCCGGAATATCACCGGGTCGATGTCGAAGTACCGGCCGAGCCCGCCGCAGACGCCGGCCACGACTTTCTGGCGGGGCGTGCGGCGCAACTGCTGCGCCTCGGGCGGCGCCACAGCGGGCTGCGCCTCCGGCTGCGTGTCATGCGCCGCCGGTGGTGGGGTCGGCTGATTCATATGTCCATGGTGACGGGCGCCGCGCTGTGATGGCACCCAGGCCGACCCTGGCCCTTCCCTGATATCGCGGGCGGCTTTCAGGGTCGGTTTAAGGGACGACCCTGATACCACGGCCTGTCCCTACATGTGACGATCGGGGCATGCCAGTCGCCACGCCCCGACCCGTCGGTCCCTCTCGCGCCCCCGTGCCGGAGGAGCAGCCACTGCGCAAGCTGTACCGCAGCGCCGACGGCCGGATGCTCGGCGGCGTGGCGCGCGGGCTGGCCGGGCATCTGGGTCTGCCCGTCATCTGGGTACGACTGGTCTTCCTCGGCCTCTTCATGGCCGACGGCCTCGGCGTGCTGCTGTACGCCGTCTTCTGGATCGTCGTACCGCTCGGCGTCGGCGGCAGGACCCCCGAGCCGCGCTCCGTCTTCGAGACCACGCCCGACGGCCGGCGACGGTTGCGTAAGCCCGACAAGGGCCAGGTTTTCGCGACAGTCGCGTTGATGGTCGGCGCCGCGATCTTCGTCGGCAATGTCGAGATGGGCAGCAGCGCGAACCGTTATGTCGGGCCGATACTGCTGATCGGTGCCGGTGTGGTGCTGGTGTGGCGGCAGGCGGACAACGCCCGCCGGGCACGCTGGGCCACCCTGTCGACGGGCAGCCGGCGGCGCCGGCTGCTGCAGCTGGGCCGGGCGCTCGCCGGTGTGGCGCTGGTCGGTATGGGCCTGACCGTCTTCATGGTGGTCCGCGGCTCGGCGGCCCAGCTCGGCAACGTACTGACCGCCGCGATCGCCGTCATCGCCGGTGTCGCTCTGCTCGCGGGGCCGTGGCTGGTGCGGATGACACAGGACCTCTCGGAGGAACGGACCATGCGCATCCGGGCCCAGGAGCGTGCCGAAGTCGCGGCCCACGTCCATGACTCCGTACTGCACACCCTCACCCTGATCCAGCGGAACGCCGACGACGGCGGCGAAGTGCGCCGTCTCGCCCGCGCCCAGGAGCGCGAGCTGCGGAACTGGCTCTACAAGCCGGGGGGCACCGGGAAGGACGAGGGCGAGGAGCCGGACACGCTCGCCGAGGCGGTGAAGAAGGCCGCCGCCGAGGTGGAGGACAAGCACGGTGTCCCGCTGGAGGTCGTGGTCGTCGGCGACTGCCCGCTCGACGAGAAACTGTCCGCGCAGATGCAGGCCGCGCGTGAGGCGATGGTCAATGCGGCCAAGTACGGTGGCGAGGGGGGCGCGGTCCAGGTCTACGCGGAGGTCGAGGGCCGGACGGTCTTCGTGTCCGTGCGGGACAGGGGACCCGGATTCGATCCGGATTCGGTGCCCCAGGACCGGATGGGCGTAAGAGAATCGATCATCGGCCGGATGCAGCGCCACGGCGGAACGGCGCGACTGCGCTCGGTTCCCGGCGGAGGCACCGAGGTCGAGCTGGAGATGGAGAGGGCGGGCGAATGACCGAGACCGAGGCTGCTGGAGAGACCACCGAGCGGCGTGTGCGGGTCGTGCTCGTCGACGACCACCGGATGTTCCGTACCGGAGTGCAGGCCGAGATCGGCCAGACCGACCGCACCGGCGTCGAGGTGGTCGGCGAGGCCGCCGATGTCGACCAGGCGGTCAACGTGATCACGGCGACCCATCCCGAGGTCGTCCTGCTGGATGTGCATCTGCCGGGCGGCGGCGGGGTGGAGGTGCTGCGCCGCTGCGCCTCGCTGATGGCGGCCACGGAGAATCCCGTCCGGTTCCTGGCGCTGTCCGTGTCCGACGCGGCTGAGGATGTGATCGGGGTGATCCGGGGCGGAGCGCGCGGCTATGTCACCAAGACGATCACGGGCACGGATCTGGTCGACTCGGTCTTCCGGGTGCAGGAGGGCGACGCGGTTTTCTCCCCGCGGCTCGCGGGCTTCGTGCTCGACGCGTTCGCCTCGACGGACGCACCGCCGGTGGACGAGGACCTCGATCGGCTCACTCAGCGGGAACGGGAAGTGCTGCGGCTGATCGCGCGGGGTTACGCGTACAAGGAAATCGCGAAGCAGCTGTTCATCTCGGTGAAGACGGTGGAGTCGCATGTATCGGCCGTGCTGCGGAAACTTCAGCTCTCCAACCGGCACGAACTGACCCGATGGGCGACCGCCCGACGCCTGGTCTAAGGTCCGTTGTGAGGTAACCGGTACATAGCCGGGCAACCAGATGTGCCGAGTTCACCTCTTGTTTTGCGTGATGAATTTGACGGGGAACACCTTCTTCGTGATCACGATCGTGTTGGTCGTGATCGCCGTCCTGCTGCCGTTGCTGCTGTGGAGCCGGCTGCGCGGCCCCGCTCTGGTGCGGGGCGCCGGTCGGTTGTTCATGGTGCTCTTCGCGCAGGCCACCGCCGTGCTCTTGGTCTTCGTGGCGGTGAACAACGCAAATGGTCTCTACGACAGCTGGGACGATCTGCTCGGCACGACCGACCATGTCGACTCGGCGATCGACCTCGGCCCGAGCGGCACGGGCGGCAGACAGATTTCTTCGCTGCCCAAGGTTCCTCTGAAGTTCGCGAAGGTCAACGACCCTCAGCTCGGCAGCGGCTTGCTGCGCACCTCGCTCAAGGGCTCCATATCGGGTGTGCAGGGCGAGGTCTACGTCTGGCTGCCGCCGCAGTACAACGATCCCGCGTACCGCAACAAGAAGTTCCCGGCCGTCGAGGTGCTCTCCGGCTTCCCCGGCTCGTCGAAGAGCTGGTTCAGGGCGCTGAAGTTCCAGAGCAGGGTCCAGCCGCTGATCGAGTCGGGCAAGGTCGCGCCCTTCATCCTGGTCTCGCCGCGGACCATGCTGCTCGGCAAGTCCGACGCCGGGTACGCGAACATACCGGGTGAGGTCAATGCGGACAGCTGGCTGAGCGTCGACGTACGCAAGGTGGTCACCGACAATTTCCGGGTCTCCCCGAACCCGGAGAACTGGGCCATCGCGGGCTACTCGGCGGGCGGGCACGGCGCGGCCAAGCTGGCCCTGGCCCACCCCGACCGCTTCAGCGCGGCCGTCAGCTTCTCCGGGTACAACGATCCGGCCGTCGAGCGCGGCTCGCTGACGGGCGCCGACCCGAAGCTGCGGCGCGAGAACGACGTCCTGAACATCCTGAAGTCGGCGAGGACGCCGCCACGTGTGTCGCTGCTGGCGATGGGCGAGGGCGCGGACGGCTACGAGCCGGGGCTCGCCCTGAGGCGTGCGTCCAAGGCGCCGACGCTGGTGGAAGTACGGCAGACGTGGGGCGGGCATCTGCCGGAGGTGTGGAGCAGGGAGCTGCCTTACGCGTTCAAGTGGCTGACGCGGCAGATGCAGCCGCAGCACCAGGGCGGCGTGGACGGCGGGACGCCTGCGGACGGGGGAGGGCCCAGCGTTGGCGGGGTGTCCCACGAGGCCCAGGACGGTCAGAGGTCCGCCGACGGCCAGGCGGCAGCCGCCGGTGGTGGGCTGCTGGAGTGACAGTGTGGCCTCTGGAGCGGCAGCGGTGACCTCCTGAGCACGGTGACCTCCGGAGCGACTGCAGCGACCTCCGGAGTGACTGTGGCGGCTTGCTGGAGTGACAGCGATCGCCTACTGGAGTGACATGTCGGTCTTGTTGCCGACCCGCCGGTAGCCGATCCCCGCATAGATCCGCTCGATGTCCGCGTCGCCCGGCTCCAGCCACACAACGCTGCAGCCGCGGTCGAAGGCGGTGGCCGTCAGATACGCGGACAGGGCCGCGCCGATGCCGCGGCGGCGGTGCGAGGAGGCGACCGCCAGGCCGCACAGCTCGCTCAGCCCGTCGACCGGGACGGAGCAGCCGCCCGTGGCGACCGGTGTGCCGTCCTTGTCGTCCGTGGCGAGGCCGGCGACTCCGCCGCCCTCGGCGGCCCCGCGCAGCCAGGCGATTTCCCCCTCGGTGGGGCCGCCCGTCTCGCCGTACGCGAGATGCTGCACGCCCGCCGCGGCGGTGTACCCGGCTTCGTCGGAGGGCTGGCAGAGGCTGATCCTGTCGACCGGCGGCGGAGCTATGAGGGTTCCGGGCGTGCAGGCCAGCAGTGGCGCGCGGTGCTCGACCCTGAATCCGGCCGCGAGCAGGGCCGGCTCGACCTCGGGCGCGCACGACGGCAGGAACTCCAGGCGCGGCTGTCGGTCGCGCTCGCGGAAAACGGCGATCAGTGCGTTGACCTCTTCGGTGGTCGGCTCCGCGCCGTGGTCCGGGATGGCGTAATTGGCCGGCGGGATGGCCCAGTCGGGGTTGTAGCGCACCGTGAAGGGGCCGACGCGGACGTGATCGGGCGAGCGGAGCGTGAGCGTGCGTACGTAGTTCTGGACGTCGAGGTCCACGAGGGCTCCTGCCGCGATCGGGATCTTGGGACGCCGGGGATGGTGTCACTCCCGTGCGCGGCCGGGCAAGCGGATTTCGAGCGCATTGCGGTGTGTGTGGAGGCGTGGTCCGTGTGGTGGCTGGGCCGTGCGGTGGCTACGCGGGGCGGGTCGCACCCGCGAAGGGCATCTGGTCGATGGGCGCGATACGGACGGGGGCGCCTGGACGGGGTGCGTGGATCATCTGTCCGCCGCCGATGTAGAGGCCGACATGTGAGACACCGGAGTAGAAGAACACCAGGTCGCCAGGGGCTAGTTGAGAGCGGGACACGCGTTCGCCGGTGCTGATCTGGGTGTAGGTGGTGCGGGGCAGCGAGACGCCGGCGGAGCGCCAGGCGGACTGCGTCAGACCGGAGCAGTCGTACGCATTCGGGCCCGTCGCACCCCAGACGTAGGGTTTGCCCAGTGCTCCGTACGCGTACGCAACGGCTTGCGCGGCACGGGGATTGGGGGCCCGGAGCGAGCCGCGGGGGCCGGCGGAGCGGTCGGCGCGGGTATCCGTCGCACCATCCACGCCGCCGTAGGAGGAGTCGTACGCCGTGCGCTGCTCGGCTGTCATCCGGTTCAGCAGACGCTCCGCGGCGGCCAGCTTCTCCTGGACGGTCGCCTTGTGCTCCGCCAACTCGGTCTGCCGGGCCCTGAGGGCACTCATCCGCTCGCCCGCCCGTGCCTTCAACTGTGCGATCTCCACCAGCTGTCGGTGTACGCCGGAGATCGCGTCCGCATGCCGCTCGCCGACCCGCTCGGCGAGGGCGGCGCGCTCCAGATACTGGTCGGGGTCGGAAGTGAGCGCGAGCTGCAGACCGGGGTCGATACCGCCGGCGCGGTACTGGGCGGTGGCGATCGAACCGAGTGCATTCCGCGAGGTGTTGAGCCGCTCGGTCCTGCGCACTGCCTCGTCGCGCAGCGCGTCGAGTGACCCGCGCGCCTCGGCAGCACGCTCCTTGGCCCCGTTGTACTTCTCGGTGGCTGCCTCCGCCTCCTGGTACAGCCTGTCGACCTTGGCCTTGACCTGTGCGGGGCTCAACTGGGGCTCGGCCTGCCCGGTGCCTTCCAGTGCGGTGGCGGTCGCTGCGCCGGCGAGCGCGAGGGTGGCGGCGGTACGGGCGGCGGGCCCGGTGAGGGGATGCTGCCTGGGTTTCCGGTGCGCTGCCACGACGGCGTCCACGTCCTTCCGTTCCCTGCCGGTCCGAGTCGGAGTCCGACGGCGGACCGCACAGGGGGAGCGGCCCGCCGCCGGATCCCTCGGCGGTGGTGACCGGCGGCCGCCCGGGAGCTCGGCAGCGGTGGAAAGTCGGTCACCTGAGGGAGGACGCTAAACGTGGCGGTCACGGCGAAGAGGCGTAAGGACCGATATTGGCCAAAGGTGGACACGAGCGTGCGCCTTGTGAGAGCCCTGCTCATGGTGCCGGACCGCATTCCCCTACCGGTGTGACCGATGAGGCGAACGAGGCCTACCTGCCCGGCGGGTGGTGGTATGGGGACGGTTAGGCTCCGCCTCATGGACGTACTCATCAATGTCTTTGTCGCCCTTCACATCATCGGCATCGCGTCGCTGCTCGGCGGCTTCCTCACTCAGATGAAGGCGATGGGCGCGGGAGAGGCGCGCTTCATCCCGGCGATGCTGCACGGCGCGCTGACGATGCTGGTCACGGGCGTGGTGCTGGTGGGCCTGAACCAGGCCGACGACCAGCCGGTGAACAACCTCAAGATCGGCATCAAGATGGCGGTGCTGATCGTGATCCTGGGCCTGGTGTATGTGAAGCGGGACGAGGAGAGGGTGGACAAGGCGATGTTCGGGGCGGTGGGCGGACTGACGGTCGTGAACATCTTCATCGCCACGCTCTGGACGTGAGAGCGCCGCTTCTGATGTGAGAGCATCGCTCCCGATGTGAGAGCGGCGCTTTCCGTACGTGACAACGCCCGGGCGCGGTCGGGCCCGGGCGTTCCACTTGGTCCGCTATGCCGGACGCACGCTGCCGTAGATCGGCATGTAGTAGATCGACTCCTCGCGGACGTTCGCGCCGGGCTTGGGCGCGTGGATCATCTTGCCGTCGCCGATGTAGATGCCGACGTGGCTGATGTCGTCGTAGAAGAAGACCAGGTCACCCGGGAGCAGATCCTTCGTCGCGACCCGCGTGCCGACCTTCACCTGGTCCCAGGTGGTGCGCGGCAGATCCACGCCGGCCGCCTTCCAGGCGGCCTGGGTCAGTCCCGAGCAGTCGTACGAGCTCGGGCCCGTCGCGCCCCAGACATACGGCTTGCCCAGCTGCGAACGGGCGAACGACAGGACCTTGTCGGCCTTGGCCGCGTACCTGCTGTCGGCGGTGCCGGATCCCGTGCCCGCGCTTGCGCCCGTACCCGTGCCCGGCTGCTGCTCCTGCTCCTGGCGCTTTCGTTCCGCCTCCGCGTCGGCGCGGGCCTGCGCCTCCTCCTTGGCCTTGGCCTCGGCCTTGCGGCGGGCCGCTTCCTCCTTCTCGCGCTCGATCGCCGCGAGCCGCGCCTTCTCCTCGGCGGTGAGCTTCGACAGCAGCGAACGCGCCTCGCTCAGCTTCGCCTGGACTTCCCGCTTGCTGGTGCGCAGCGCCTGCTGGGAGTCCGTGAGCGACTCGAGGCTCTTCGTCGCCTCCGCCCGCTGCTTGGCCGCCGCGGCCCGCTGGGTCTCGTAGTCGTCGATGACGGTGCGCTGACGGTCGGTCATCCGGTCCATCAGCTGGGTCTGGTCGAAGTACGCCTGGGGGCTGTCCGCGAGCAGCAGCGCCGCGGTCGGGGTGACCGCGCCCGTCCGGTACTGCGCGGCCGCGTAGTTGCCCAGGGTGCGCCGGGACTCGTTCAGCTTGTCGGTGCGCTTCGCGGCGTCGTCGAGCAGCTGGTCGACCTCGCGCCGCTTCTCGTCGGTGGATTCCTTGGCCTTGTTGTACTTCTCGGTCGCGCTTCCGGCCTGCCGGTACAGGTCGTCGACCTTCTTCTGCACCTCTTCGACGGAGGGCTTCGGCTCGGCGGGCGCGGCGTTGGCGCTCTGCGTCGACAACAGGGTGACGGAGGCGAGGGCAGCCGTCGTGAACCCGACGGCGGGGGAGTTGGCGCGTAGACCTGCCATTCCGGCAATTCCGGTACGGGCACGCGGTTTGCGATGCGACGCCAAGGCCGGCATCTCCTTCTTCCGTGGACCGCCTACCGGGTTAGCTGTCGGGTTCGGGCGGAACGGAAGATCGCCCTACGGACCGAGAAAGACAGGTCCGATTCACCCCGGTTGTGCATGGTGGGTCCCCGGTTCCGAACTCCCGTGAAGGAAGTCCGAATTCGGCGCAGGCCGCCCGATTCGGCGTGAGTCGCCAGGGGGGTACGGGCCGCCTGATCGAGCACGGTAGCCAACTCGTGTGGCTGCTGTGAAGGTTGATGTTCGATATGTCCGATACATTTTCGTGACCTTGGCGACTGAGTGGGGAGTCGCCCAGGGGCCGGCGCCGTGCGACATCGCAGCGGAGTGGCCCGGTCGCGCTGTGTCGCCGGTGTTGCCGCGAAGTCGCTGCCCAGATCGCCGCCGGAGTCGTATCCCGATGCGGCCGCGGGCTGTCACTGCGGCGGCCTAGACTCGTAGAGCGATGAGCAGCCTCTTTGACGACAGCTTCCTGGCGGACCTCCAGCCCAGCGCGGAGCAGCACCCGCCACCGCCCGAGGACTCGGCCCCGGAGGAGATCCCGGACGATCTCTTCCAGGGTGCGTTCGACGTGCCTCCGGCCCGGGACCCGTACTACCGCGACGGCGCCCCGCGCACCGTCGTGGATCCTGCCGCCCTGCTCGAGGGG
This portion of the Streptomyces sp. NBC_01750 genome encodes:
- a CDS encoding PspC domain-containing protein produces the protein MNQPTPPPAAHDTQPEAQPAVAPPEAQQLRRTPRQKVVAGVCGGLGRYFDIDPVIFRIVIGVLSVTGGVGLIFYGFAWLLIPSEDEEENEVRRLLSGRVDGASLTAVLLALIGCGLFLSMLSNGGTLAFAALLSLAVAGAAVWSQRRRLTAPDGVPLDPATAHAVAEAPPETKAPPVTDRPSWWRDPIVKDGTTGPVPTGYLWGPESAVAEAGATRRPRRTAAASYARGPRGIGGTVFLLALLAGGLGTGSSWDSRPLGTSLQIGLVCALAVFGLGLLVSSLFGRTGFGTIMMTVITAVLLAGAAALPKDITTEWIRTEWKPASVAAVQPRYELGSGDATLDLSSLTVPAGRTVSTKAEVAAGRLKVVVPKNATVKLRAEAGIGDVRLPGDAPNDIDVSPDQQRQKTLPAPAGAKPSGTLDLRLEVGIGQVEVTRAAS
- a CDS encoding PspC domain-containing protein, translated to MPVATPRPVGPSRAPVPEEQPLRKLYRSADGRMLGGVARGLAGHLGLPVIWVRLVFLGLFMADGLGVLLYAVFWIVVPLGVGGRTPEPRSVFETTPDGRRRLRKPDKGQVFATVALMVGAAIFVGNVEMGSSANRYVGPILLIGAGVVLVWRQADNARRARWATLSTGSRRRRLLQLGRALAGVALVGMGLTVFMVVRGSAAQLGNVLTAAIAVIAGVALLAGPWLVRMTQDLSEERTMRIRAQERAEVAAHVHDSVLHTLTLIQRNADDGGEVRRLARAQERELRNWLYKPGGTGKDEGEEPDTLAEAVKKAAAEVEDKHGVPLEVVVVGDCPLDEKLSAQMQAAREAMVNAAKYGGEGGAVQVYAEVEGRTVFVSVRDRGPGFDPDSVPQDRMGVRESIIGRMQRHGGTARLRSVPGGGTEVELEMERAGE
- a CDS encoding response regulator transcription factor, whose amino-acid sequence is MTETEAAGETTERRVRVVLVDDHRMFRTGVQAEIGQTDRTGVEVVGEAADVDQAVNVITATHPEVVLLDVHLPGGGGVEVLRRCASLMAATENPVRFLALSVSDAAEDVIGVIRGGARGYVTKTITGTDLVDSVFRVQEGDAVFSPRLAGFVLDAFASTDAPPVDEDLDRLTQREREVLRLIARGYAYKEIAKQLFISVKTVESHVSAVLRKLQLSNRHELTRWATARRLV
- a CDS encoding alpha/beta hydrolase; translation: MNLTGNTFFVITIVLVVIAVLLPLLLWSRLRGPALVRGAGRLFMVLFAQATAVLLVFVAVNNANGLYDSWDDLLGTTDHVDSAIDLGPSGTGGRQISSLPKVPLKFAKVNDPQLGSGLLRTSLKGSISGVQGEVYVWLPPQYNDPAYRNKKFPAVEVLSGFPGSSKSWFRALKFQSRVQPLIESGKVAPFILVSPRTMLLGKSDAGYANIPGEVNADSWLSVDVRKVVTDNFRVSPNPENWAIAGYSAGGHGAAKLALAHPDRFSAAVSFSGYNDPAVERGSLTGADPKLRRENDVLNILKSARTPPRVSLLAMGEGADGYEPGLALRRASKAPTLVEVRQTWGGHLPEVWSRELPYAFKWLTRQMQPQHQGGVDGGTPADGGGPSVGGVSHEAQDGQRSADGQAAAAGGGLLE
- a CDS encoding GNAT family N-acetyltransferase, yielding MDLDVQNYVRTLTLRSPDHVRVGPFTVRYNPDWAIPPANYAIPDHGAEPTTEEVNALIAVFRERDRQPRLEFLPSCAPEVEPALLAAGFRVEHRAPLLACTPGTLIAPPPVDRISLCQPSDEAGYTAAAGVQHLAYGETGGPTEGEIAWLRGAAEGGGVAGLATDDKDGTPVATGGCSVPVDGLSELCGLAVASSHRRRGIGAALSAYLTATAFDRGCSVVWLEPGDADIERIYAGIGYRRVGNKTDMSLQ
- a CDS encoding C40 family peptidase, giving the protein MAAHRKPRQHPLTGPAARTAATLALAGAATATALEGTGQAEPQLSPAQVKAKVDRLYQEAEAATEKYNGAKERAAEARGSLDALRDEAVRRTERLNTSRNALGSIATAQYRAGGIDPGLQLALTSDPDQYLERAALAERVGERHADAISGVHRQLVEIAQLKARAGERMSALRARQTELAEHKATVQEKLAAAERLLNRMTAEQRTAYDSSYGGVDGATDTRADRSAGPRGSLRAPNPRAAQAVAYAYGALGKPYVWGATGPNAYDCSGLTQSAWRSAGVSLPRTTYTQISTGERVSRSQLAPGDLVFFYSGVSHVGLYIGGGQMIHAPRPGAPVRIAPIDQMPFAGATRPA
- a CDS encoding C40 family peptidase, giving the protein MPALASHRKPRARTGIAGMAGLRANSPAVGFTTAALASVTLLSTQSANAAPAEPKPSVEEVQKKVDDLYRQAGSATEKYNKAKESTDEKRREVDQLLDDAAKRTDKLNESRRTLGNYAAAQYRTGAVTPTAALLLADSPQAYFDQTQLMDRMTDRQRTVIDDYETQRAAAAKQRAEATKSLESLTDSQQALRTSKREVQAKLSEARSLLSKLTAEEKARLAAIEREKEEAARRKAEAKAKEEAQARADAEAERKRQEQEQQPGTGTGASAGTGSGTADSRYAAKADKVLSFARSQLGKPYVWGATGPSSYDCSGLTQAAWKAAGVDLPRTTWDQVKVGTRVATKDLLPGDLVFFYDDISHVGIYIGDGKMIHAPKPGANVREESIYYMPIYGSVRPA